AATACAGTTATAGCACAGCTACCGTAAGACTCCGTTCACTTCACTGAAAGTTAGCCGTTAGCTACTAGCTGTTCATTTTAGTGAGCGATTATGGCGGAGGTGCGCAGCCTGCGGGTGTCCGTGAAGTCCGAGAGCGCGTCTGACCGGTCAGAGTCAGACTCGGAATCAGACTCGGACCGAGATGTCCGGGAAGCGGAACCCATGGAGGTGGAGGAGGGAGAGCTGGAGTCCATCCCCGTTCGCCGAAGTTTAAAGGAGCTGTTGCCGGTGAGTCCGTAGGCCTCTTTCAAACCACGACCTCGCGTGGTTCAGTAAGCCGGTGGTTGGTGAAGCCGATGCGGTGTTTAGTTTATAGCTAGTATTCATCGCAGCACTATACCTGCTTTTGAAAATATTATGGTAATGTGTTTATGGTGGGTTAGAATACATTTGCGTAATGTGTAGTGTCGGTTTGTTGTTTAGGGGGATCTTGGGAAATTGATGTAAATATTTGGCCCAAGTTTCTTGATACTGACAAGACTTTTCATTCGGCGCAGTGTTATTCCTATACTAATTGGTTAATAACTGAAATTATTCTGGTCTAGTATGACCGTATAAAGATGTATTGTGGGGAAAATACAGATCACCTTAAATTTCAGACTAACTAACGTTAGTAAAAAGGCTCTTTTGTATTTGCTGCTCACATGATTAAAACTGTTTCCACAGGACACCAGCAGACGTTATGAAAACAAGGCTGGCACCTTTATCACTGGAATAGATGTCACGTCTAAGGTAAGTGTCAGTTGGTAGTTTGAATATCTCAGTCTGTCTACTAATGTACCTGTTGTTCACAACATTTGTACATGTTCAGGAGGCCATTGAGAAAAAGGAGAAGCGTGCAAGAAGATTTCATCTTCGCGCCGAAGAAAATCTGGCTCAGAGGAATGTTGTTCTAGACCGGGATGTGTTAAAGAAAGGTATGCTATGCATTCTTCACCGCTGTAGCTCAAAATTTGATTTCAAgtcaatgaaataaaaattagccTTGTCggtttttctaaatgcatattatagaTCACATTGTGAACTATTCATCgatgttttcatttataaaaagtgctttgaatgtaattgtaatgtttaatcaaaatgcaTTGACTGGGCTTTTCTAGTGAATACATCAGACTTGTCTTTGGTGACATTTGCAGTACTTCTCCGATCATTTATTCCCCTTAAACCTGTACTTGCAATCTCACATTCATCTGCCTGCACTTTTGAGGAAACCCCTTACATCTTAAAATCCGGTCAACAACCATGTCCAGCCTATATTTTCTTGTGGTTTCAATAATCCATTATACTCTGCTGTACAATCACAACAcagaagaaaaatgtttttgcattgtCCGAAATAGTAGTTTAACCAATGATGTTTCTCTTGAAATCTTGTGACCTCTTTCTCATTTATGAGCATGAGGATTGGAAAGATGGTacattgagtaaatgatgacccaGTGTTAATTTTTTGTGAATTATGCCTTAAGCATCTCTTCCCACTCTCTCTTTAGCAATCCCCAAGGCACGTTTGGAAGCCCTACACATGAGTGGACTTGATGACATGAGCACTCAGGATGTTTTCGGCTACTTTAAAGAGTATCCGCCTGCCCACATTGAGTGGATAGATGACACTTCCTGTAAGTACAGCCTCCCTGATATTACCACCCTTTCATAATTGTACATTGAATGCATACAAATCTAAATCGGAAACGGGAAAAGTTTTGTTTAAAGCTGGATTGTGGTGCTCCTCCTAGTCAAATCACACTGTTTCCAGGCAACGTGGTTTGGCTAGACGACATCACTTCAACCAGAGCTCTCATTAACTTGAGTCGGATGCCAGACAAAAAAGAGGTCACAAACACAGACAGCTCGAAACCATCTGAACTGTCAGACCAGCCGCAGAAAGGTTTGTCTTCTCGTTATACGagtctttttattttactgtgtaaCCTTAAAATAGACACTCTGTTCCACCAAATTTTGCCAAACAAAACGGTCACACTGTTACTGATCAGCTCGGCGAAACCGTGGctctgatgatgatgaggaggaggaggaggaaggcgaggtagatgatgatgatgatgatgatgaagatgaagtgGCGAAAGCAGATAAGAGCGGGAGCAGTGATGGCAGTGAGGATAAACCTAGTGACATTGAGGAAGAGACCGAAAAGAAACCAGAGGAAACCACAGAGGTAAACTGGTAACATTAATGGTTATTCTtatatttagtgtattttatttatgatttatttgaatGCACCTTATATGTCATCCTTTGATTCTAGACAAGCCTGCTTTCCCAAGCAGAGCGAGAGTCTCTTCTCCGGAATGATCTGCGACCCACAGTCAAGCCCTTCAAAGACAACAAGCTGTTCTTGCGCTTTGCCACTCAGGGTGAGAAACATACTTCAGCATGTCGCCTACAAGCAGAAGCAGTTGTGTCAGGAGCTCTTCATTACaatagccgcttttccactgtcaggccagtgtgagccagggcttaaagcgggagGGGCGGGGCTAATAGCttcaaaagggagtcagtcccatagactccccatggtaaaatggccaactttacagcagaaaaaaaacatgtttacagcctggttcaaaaaattattttggtctatattgctaattttgcccttcatgacaactgtgaggggggtgaatttttttaaaactttaaattatattaagacttaaagttctgcataattgcgacggcccgctctgcacactttgcgcttcaaaaccgctattgaggagtctatgggtgatgtcactgacactacgtccatatttttttacagtctatggtttccACTGTCGAGTCTGAAGCTCCGCTGCGCATCACTAAAACCCGCCCTTTTcatgcctctcaggaacaacatcaTGCAACCACATCATTTCactaacaaagagaagttatcagaaaaacgaataagaaataagtcactggaaatTACGctatcacaaaacgaacatgatcaAAGcgtccgtttgtttgcatgctttgttaaatatttaaatcaaaaaaGCATCTATGTTTTACAATACTAAGTGATAcactgatcataatgaattaatgaattaatttatcatacaaggcagaaatatacTTGAAAAAtgagtcacacagaaataaagcgtTATGAACATAGTCTGCtattcagtcaagtctgtttctgtttatttgaagtCACAAAAGCCTGTATATAcacatcacatttagaaataatgataatttctatatattttttataaaagctcccgaacaaaaactaaatgagacttatgacagataaaatatgatcCTAAACAAATACACGATTGTAGTCGAGAATAAGAATCTGATGTTTAATTTCTCCAGCGGTcgtatttaccatgtttactatggtaatgttaatgcctagcgtgcatGCAAAGTCTTTTGCATcggttataaatatttctgccttgtatgctGATTATAATCCatatcagatcaagttatttcaaacactcgctgctgacttaGTGAATTTTAAGGCTCAACTTATTTTAgtaagtctttaatgctggtgttatagctgctttctgaaatgatccgcggtgctgatgctctccagacgctgagaaactccgcctttgttcataaccgctcctctagccccagctggccagCTTTGGGcaaaggttttcgtcgggccaaaaaacccggGCCATTGGCCCTGAGGAAGCCCCGATGAGGCATGATCATGCCCCGTAATTGAGAGTGGAAACGCGACTGCCCCTGGCATGCACTAGCACGCCTGCTTTTTGCCCAACAGTGGAAATGTGGCTAATGATGCAGTGAAACTGATTTAACAGTCTTGGCTGTTACTTTTTATTAGATGACAAAAAGGAGTTGGGTGCAGCCAGGAGAAGTCGATACTACATGAAATATGGGAATCCAAACTATGGTGGCATGAAAGGCATTTTAAGTAACTCTTGGTAAGAAAAATGTTCAGAATTCATTAGGTACAAAGTGCCatggttattataattttttatactttatttaacCATGATAGTAAATataacaaaagtgacagtaaagatattaatttatttatttcaaataaatgcattctttcaTTAGGTTGTTAAACTGCAACACCGGGCACGTCACTTGCCCACCGCAGACCGACCCCCaacatcatttagatttttttatagttataaaaataatttagttcagtAAAAGAACAGACACCACAATTAAAAACTGCTCAAAAACAGCTGCTCAATGCAGCATGCCAAACGACAGTCGCATTACATATTAGATTTAATTTCTCCAGTGAGTTGAGCTGACTgacaagaagagagagagaggtaagacaGACAAGACAATTACGGATTATTTAGTTTCCAGACGAAATGTAAAAGCGCATGTTTGGCAatatttttgattttgaaaagcCTGTTGACTTGCCGTTTAAGGTACTTTAagctgtctctttttttttttttttttttgacatcagTGTATGCCCTGCCTCCAAGCTTTCTTATTCGTTTTGCTAATAAACGTTCTGCGATTCTTATTTTTTtggttatatatatttatacttgtatttttatttgttttgttaataaaagtactatgttttttaaataggctaaagTGAGCTTgacgttgtattttgttgttgcattcaagCAATTGACGCCAAAATGCTGCTAATTTAAAAGTGGAAGTAAAATGTGCACGGTGCTGTTAAGCTATTTAAAAGTGAAGCAAATTGAGGGAAATAGGGAAAATTCAAATGAACTAAAAACTAACAATTTCTTTACACTGAATTGccactatttgaaagtgaaagcaaAATGTGCATGCATTTAAAAGTGAAGAAAAGAGGGAACGCCCCCGCAGTGATACCTGTATTACGGGTGTTGTCACATGTTGATTAACCAATAGGAACATTTCTTTTCCAGTTTTTTCCAGTATTATTGGTTTTAGTAAATTTTTGATAAAATTTATACATTGGTATAATTTTTCcttcactgaataaaaaaatgatgGTTATCTTAAAATTCTGAATTGAAATCTCATATTTCTGAGATCTCAGAGTTAACATCACACAATTCTGAGAGAAAAGAGTAAGAATTGCAAGGTGGAAACTCACAATTAGGagtaagtcagaattgtgaagtATGAAGTCGCAATTgccctttttttttctcagtggcaGAAACAGTTTCCATAGCTTTGTGATCATTAGAAATCATTAAATCTGAGCAATCCCTAACTTTTGAGGGgtaatatataccgtattttccggactataagtcacactttttttcatagtttggctggtcctgcgacttatagtcaggtgcgacttatttatcaaaattaatttgacatgaaccaagagaaatgaactacgtcatgatgaggaaaaaaacatataagtcgcactggactataagtcgcatttatttagaaccaagagaaaaccttaccgtctacagccgcgagagggagctctatgctgctcagtgctcttgtagtctacactgaaaacattacagtgctctctcgcggctgtagacggtaatgttttctcttggttctaaataagtgcgacttgtatgtttttttcctcgtcatgacggatttttggactgatgagacttatactcaggtgcgacttatagtccgaaaaatacggtaatttttttttccttaatattTTGGAGGGTTACTGTATATTAATCTGGAATTGTACTATATTTCTATAGGAAACGGAGATATCACACTCGCAGAATCCAGCGTGACGTTCTGAAGACCAAAAAGACTCTGATTGGAGACAGTATGGGACACACCCCACCTTACACTCATCGACACTCTGGTAAAACTCTCTTACATAACAAACTGACATCTTTgtcttgagtgtttttttttggtctgtcTAAGCTCTTCCACTTTCTCAGCTGACCTGGTGAATCTGCCAGAAGAGCCTatagaagaagaggaagaggaggaagaggatggagAGGAAGACATGGATGCTGATGATAGAGTGGTGGAGTACAGAGATCGGGCAGACAGGGAACGGGGACCACGGCTAGGGGAAGGAGGGGTGCGTAGTCGTTTAGGAGGACGGTCGCCTGCCTCTTCAGATTCAGATGAGATGGACTACGATCTGGAACTAAAAATGATCTCAACGCCCTCTCCCAAAAAGAGTATGAAGATGACTATGTATGCCGATGAGGTAGAAACCAACCTTCGCAGTCTTCGGTGAGTCTACAGTCAAGGTTTAGGATCTCTTAACCCTCATGCTGAAAAGATTTAATGATGATCCCGTTTCTTAATGGTAATTGTGCATTTTGTCTCATTCACTGCCTCAGAAACTCCATTCGGACTGAAACGAGTAGCAGTGTTAAGAGTCGCattggtggaggaggaggaggaggaggaggaggtggaggctcATCCAAGTCTTCATCAGACAAAGTGACAGATGTGAGGCAGTTACTGGAGGAGAAGAGGCAGGGACTCCCTCAGCAGAGATCACGTCCCCCAGTGACTACAAGCAGCACGACAGGTTAGTAACTGACAGAACCTAGAAGTATTGATGTAACGTTTAGCATTTTATGCATTGAAATTAGATtttcttaatataatatattaaaaaaatatatttttttaatacttgcTCCAGATCAAGGTTTCCTGGAAGATTATTAAAAAGTCAAGATTGAGgtcattaaaaatgattaaatatcatATATGGTATAAGAACtgtcttaaatttaattttaagaaaTCTTAAACTTTGGAATTGAGATATGGCCTTATGTGATGATATAAAAAGGCTGTGATTGAATGAAATAAATGTGAGATCTGCATGCTCGCACTGTTGCACATTAAGAGCAGTTCACAATCAATTAATCATGTGCATTTATGCCAATAGATTGCTTATGGTATACTGTTTAAAcatatgtttacagtgtttatattGTAGATGGTTATAAGAGTGCATATTTTATTTCCATCTCTTGGAATGAGCTGCTGGAAGTAGTCAAGcatagatattttaaaataagagtCCCAATGTATTTCGGTCATGATTCGAATGTGTTCTCCAGGgtgtttaattataataaatcatttgttatagtttattcttctttttgttttgtatggacacatttatttatttataaaaaaaaaaaaagtcttaagaaTCTTGAAACACAAAAAACATATGTTTGACCATTTTCATGCTGAGCAAATGTGGGCAATAAAAGGAGACAATTTCCCTCCACAGATGTGAGACAGAGATTAGGCAAGAGACCACACTCTCCAGAGAGACGTCGCTCTGTCTCTCCCGTCATCTCTAGAAACACTGCGTCTCGGAGAGAGCCTTTGACGGACGTGCGCAGCCGACTCGGAGTGGCAAAACTCGAGAGCCGTGGTCTCCACTCAGAGTCCTCCAAAGACAAGAAAACGGGTATAATTGGAGTCaacgttctttttttttttttctcttgataaTTGTTTTTCTAATACTAATAGTAATTGTTGTTTTCAGGAGGCTTGTGGAGCCGCCTCGGCCCGTCTCATAGAGACGATGACAAGGCTGCTTCCCGAGCATCTTCCTCAAGAGGAATAAGGCGACGAGATGATGAGGAATCTGACGGAgttgatgaggatgaagaggatgaCACTCAGCTGCAGAAGGTGTGGGGAGCAATGATCAAGCAGAAGGAGCAGCAGACCAGCAAGATGAAGAAAAGCCGGCTGGACAACTTGCCCTCGCTGCAGATCGAGATCAGTCGGGACAGCAGCAACGGCTCAGACAGTGACTCCTGACTGACCCCTCCTGCGGGAAGTGTGGGATCCAGAGGAGTGATGAACGCTGTGGAAGAGAGATGAGAACATCTCTAGTAGACTGGGCCAAGAGACCCTGACATGTATACTTTAACATTCCCACACTCCCAGCTCTTGCCTGTCCAGACTTTGCAGATGTTTTCTTTTGTCTTCTCTACCGGAACCAACTTTGAGAGCGCTATTTGGAACAAGAGAGAGCcgaatggatttttttttgtttgttttgtcatttcaAAGACCATGCAGTGGATGAGACcctcatgttttgtttttcttcaaaagAAAATTATTGGCTTGTATTTAACACATATTGTGGGCCCATTTTTAAAATACAGCAATGCACCAGGTTGTCAAAAACAGTCCTGTGATTTGATCTACTGACTGGAAGCAATGTGATCGGATGTCTGttagcaatacatttttttttaaatataatttcagtgtGGTTGGTTTTTGTTTCTGTTGCATTATTAAGACTGTCATGTCACTGTGGATTTGATATGGAGAACATAATggtcttttgaatttttttgtttctctggtgcaataattatatatttactggACCTGAAAGGATCATTGTGCTTCATTGTACACAATACTGTGAGAGGGGGCACATAATGTAGCCAATTTAAAGATAATTTCTCCCCCAAAGAATGTTCTACATCCCTTAAATATGTTGTCAGTGAAACGTACAAGAAAACGAAATATGttgaataaaaatcttttttttttttttttacataatattggGTCTAGAAATGTATACTGAACAGCATGGCAGTGTTCATAAACtgcatacaaaatatatattttaatgcatatatgTAACTAGTTATGGTCCTGAAATGAAAAATGTAGGCTCGCAACaaggacttttattatgaaaactACTGGCGCAACAAAACCGGAAGCGTTCGCGGTCTGTACTCTCATATCCAGAATAATAGTCGGAGAATCGAACCTTTTTACAGTTTGGATTGAATAGAAATATTAACTCCTTATTTACCGGTACTGACCTGAATATCGCTTCGTTTAGAAATCGTCTAACGTTTCAATGAAACCGCACATCTATGAGCAGGAGGTGAGCGAACAGTCGCTAAGTAACGTTATGTAAGTTAACTCAAGACATAAACTTGAGCTCGGGCTGTAGTTTAGAGATGCTGACATCATTGCACCTACAGGGGGTTCCGTAGCGTCAATCTGTAGATGTTGACACATCTGGAGCTGTAATTAGATGAGGGAAGATGCAACAGGTGCCGTACGGATCTGTGGCTCGAGACAAGGCTCTGATCCGTGTGCCGTTCAGGCGGTTAGCGGTGATCACCGTGTGTTTGCCTCTGCTCGGCCTCGTCGCCTGTATCGTGCTGGCTATGCTCTACCACTACATTGAGGCGACCGAGACACACTGCAAGGTGAGAGCTAGACTCACATCCCAGTACTGTTGTCTGGCAGTCATTGGTGTTTGGTGATGAGTTTTCGGCTCAAGGTCTGTATTTAAAGTCAAAGCAGATGTGTTGAGCTGGGTTTCTGCAGACCACTCAAGTTCTGCCACTCACTGAATCAATCATTTCGTTTTTAACCAGAGAGGTATTGTCATGTTAGAATAGAAAAAGGTTATGTCCAAACTGTTGCTATAAAATTACAAGCACACAAATCTCTTGAATAGCACTGTATGCTTAAACTCATG
This genomic stretch from Carassius gibelio isolate Cgi1373 ecotype wild population from Czech Republic chromosome B21, carGib1.2-hapl.c, whole genome shotgun sequence harbors:
- the ncbp3 gene encoding nuclear cap-binding protein subunit 3 — translated: MAEVRSLRVSVKSESASDRSESDSESDSDRDVREAEPMEVEEGELESIPVRRSLKELLPDTSRRYENKAGTFITGIDVTSKEAIEKKEKRARRFHLRAEENLAQRNVVLDRDVLKKAIPKARLEALHMSGLDDMSTQDVFGYFKEYPPAHIEWIDDTSCNVVWLDDITSTRALINLSRMPDKKEVTNTDSSKPSELSDQPQKARRNRGSDDDEEEEEEGEVDDDDDDDEDEVAKADKSGSSDGSEDKPSDIEEETEKKPEETTETSLLSQAERESLLRNDLRPTVKPFKDNKLFLRFATQDDKKELGAARRSRYYMKYGNPNYGGMKGILSNSWKRRYHTRRIQRDVLKTKKTLIGDSMGHTPPYTHRHSADLVNLPEEPIEEEEEEEEDGEEDMDADDRVVEYRDRADRERGPRLGEGGVRSRLGGRSPASSDSDEMDYDLELKMISTPSPKKSMKMTMYADEVETNLRSLRNSIRTETSSSVKSRIGGGGGGGGGGGGSSKSSSDKVTDVRQLLEEKRQGLPQQRSRPPVTTSSTTDVRQRLGKRPHSPERRRSVSPVISRNTASRREPLTDVRSRLGVAKLESRGLHSESSKDKKTGGLWSRLGPSHRDDDKAASRASSSRGIRRRDDEESDGVDEDEEDDTQLQKVWGAMIKQKEQQTSKMKKSRLDNLPSLQIEISRDSSNGSDSDS